A window of the Helianthus annuus cultivar XRQ/B chromosome 4, HanXRQr2.0-SUNRISE, whole genome shotgun sequence genome harbors these coding sequences:
- the LOC110938051 gene encoding cation/calcium exchanger 4, giving the protein MDRQLVRVSHRTVLNIRGGLFTLVFVVFCFHNLTRYWGSMGKTRVGFVSSSGRLSIKTPPDCTGLNQHEGFASECEFLMAYPQCNSDGFFNYLNFFYCSCENYASVGYIVLVLWLAALFYLLGNTAADYFCCSLEKLSNLLRLSATLAGVTLLPLGNGAPDVFASIAAFAGTDNGDVGLSSILGGAIFVTCVVVGTISICVADQGVSIDKKCFVRDVCVLLLAVVSLAVILLIGNVSIGGAVAFVSIYVVYATLVAANEFFRNRMGGLKLDASVPLLSVTQLDGPENLESKDLESDDMSSSASDDVPHLVESKVPHWMWSSNVAIYSEVHGHGSEDGSNPLWGWNEDVSSVHGNKDSSFSWSKLFSWLELPLVLSRRLTIPMIEEERWSKGYAVASVTFAPLLLAFLWNTQHESQSHVVTWLIYLAAAVLGCALGGVAFICTRPDQPPQKWLLPWVLGGFFMSIVWFYMIANELVALLVAFGLMFGINPSILGLTVLAWGNSMGDLMSNVALAIHGGEGVQIAMSGCYAGPMFNTLVGLGICMLIGSWSNRPESYTMSGDVGLFINIGFLVLALLWALVMLPRNRMQPNKSFGIGLMVIYVTFLGTRLGMSIGSGSLDNAT; this is encoded by the coding sequence ATGGATCGGCAGTTGGTTAGAGTTTCTCATCGGACGGTGTTGAACATCCGAGGTGGTCTTTTTACACTTGTGTTTGTTGTGTTTTGCTTTCACAATCTGACCCGGTACTGGGGCTCCATGGGTAAAACTCGGGTCGGGTTTGTTAGTAGCTCCGGGAGACTATCTATCAAGACTCCACCAGATTGTACTGGACTGAATCAGCATGagggttttgcaagtgaatgtGAGTTCTTAATGGCTTACCCTCAATGTAATTCTGATGGGTTTTTTAATTACTTGAATTTCTTTTACTGTTCTTGTGAGAATTATGCTTCTGTTGGTTACATTGTGTTGGTTCTATGGCTGGCTGCTTTGTTTTATCTTTTGGGGAATACTGCTGCTGATTATTTCTGTTGTTCGCTCGAAAAGTTGTCGAATTTGTTGAGGTTGTCTGCTACGTTAGCTGGGGTGACCTTGCTTCCGTTAGGGAACGGTGCTCCGGATGTGTTTGCGAGTATCGCGGCGTTTGCGGGAACGGATAATGGGGATGTTGGGTTGAGTAGTATTCTGGGTGGTGCGATTTTCGTGACGTGTGTGGTTGTGGGGACGATTTCGATCTGTGTGGCGGATCAGGGAGTGAGTATTGATAAGAAGTGTTTTGTTAGAGATGTTTGTGTGCTTCTGTTGGCTGTTGTGTCGCTTGCGGTAATCTTGTTAATTGGGAATGTTAGTATAGGTGGGGCGGTCGCGTTTGTTTCGATCTATGTTGTTTACGCTACGTTAGTTGCTGCTAACGAGTTTTTTAGAAACAGAATGGGCGGTTTGAAGTTAGACGCTAGTGTCCCATTGTTATCTGTTACTCAATTAGACGGTCCCGAAAATCTTGAAAGTAAAGATCTCGAATCCGATGATATGTCGTCTTCCGCGTCTGATGACGTTCCACATTTGGTTGAATCCAAGGTTCCACATTGGATGTGGAGTTCGAATGTTGCGATATATTCGGAGGTTCATGGACACGGTTCAGAAGATGGCTCGAACCCTCTATGGGGATGGAACGAGGACGTGTCGTCGGTTCATGGAAATAAAGATTCATCCTTTTCGTGGTCCAAGTTGTTTTCATGGTTAGAATTACCACTAGTACTATCAAGACGGCTAACGATTCCCATGATCGAGGAAGAAAGATGGTCAAAAGGTTATGCGGTTGCCAGCGTTACATTTGCACCATTGCTTCTAGCGTTTCTTTGGAACACCCAACACGAGAGTCAAAGTCATGTAGTCACATGGCTTATCTACCTAGCCGCAGCGGTTCTTGGGTGTGCGCTTGGTGGTGTTGCATTCATATGCACCAGACCGGACCAACCACCTCAAAAGTGGTTGCTTCCATGGGTTCTTGGTGGTTTCTTTATGAGCATCGTCTGGTTCTACATGATAGCTAACGAGTTAGTTGCGTTATTAGTGGCGTTTGGTCTAATGTTCGGGATCAATCCATCGATTCTTGGATTAACTGTATTAGCATGGGGTAACTCGATGGGTGACTTAATGTCAAATGTTGCACTCGCGATCCATGGAGGTGAAGGTGTGCAGATAGCCATGTCTGGATGCTACGCCGGCCCTATGTTCAACACTCTTGTTGGTTTGGGGATTTGTATGTTAATTGGGTCGTGGTCAAACAGGCCCGAATCTTATACAATGTCTGGAGACGTCGGGCTTTTCATTAACATAGGATTTCTGGTACTCGCCTTGCTTTGGGCGCTAGTAATGCTGCCTAGAAACCGTATGCAACCAAACAAGTCGTTTGGGATAGGGCTTATGGTGATTTATGTGACGTTTCTTGGAACACGATTAGGGATGTCTATAGGTTCTGGATCACTTGACAATGCTACCTGA
- the LOC110938052 gene encoding serine/threonine-protein kinase RIPK: protein MAIKKSSKSSWFNCFMTQEAVPVNKRKPEKKPDHPFASQKSAKRVSYTDLSSAMLPEELSNSLAGSNLYVFTLPELKVVTQSFSSSNFLGEGGFGPVHKGFIDDKLRPGLKAQPVAVKLLNLDGGQGHREWLTEVVFLGQLRHPHLVKLIGYCFEDEHRLLVYEYMPRGSLENQLFRRFSVSVPWSTRMKIALGAAKGLAFLHEAKQPVIYRDFKASNILLDSDYTAKLSDFGLAKDGPEGDDTHVSTRVMGTHGYAAPEYLMTGHLTAASDVYSFGVVLVELLTGRKSMDRTRSNREQNLAEWARPHLKVPRKLNRIVDPRLEGQYSETGAQKAAELAYDCLSHRPKSRPTMRMIVDILKPLTEFNDMPVGTFVYTAPTECKKSPTESPSKEEHKDDKKDINGHHHHQHDRRHRRRSPPQDRFRQ, encoded by the exons ATGGCAATCAAGAAATCATCAAAATCTTCTTGGTTTAATTGTTTCATGACTCAAGAAGCAGTTCCTGTGAACAAACGAAAACCCGAAAAGAAGCCTGATCATCCCTTTGCATCACAGAAGTCTGCCAAGAGAGTCTCGTATACCGATTTAAGTAGCGCGATGCTACCCGAGGAGTTATCGAATTCTTTAGCCGGATCAAACCTCTATGTTTTCACCCTCCCGGAGCTTAAAGTCGTCACCCAGTCCTTTTCATCAAGCAATTTCTTAGGTGAAGGCGGGTTTGGACCGGTTCACAAAGGGTTCATTGATGACAAGCTTAGACCCGGTTTGAAGGCTCAACCTGTGGCTGTTAAGCTCCTGAACCTAGATGGTGGACAGGGTCATAGAGAATGGCTG ACAGAAGTGGTATTTCTTGGACAATTAAGACATCCACATTTGGTGAAGCTGATCGGATACTGCTTTGAAGATGAACATAGACTACTGGTGTACGAGTACATGCCACGTGGCAGCTTAGAGAATCAACTCTTTCGAA GATTTTCGGTCTCGGTCCCATGGTCCACACGGATGAAAATCGCTCTAGGAGCCGCAAAAGGGCTTGCATTTCTTCATGAAGCGAAACAACCGGTCATATATCGTGATTTTAAAGCATCCAACATTCTACTTGACTCT GACTACACTGCGAAACTTTCAGACTTTGGTCTTGCAAAGGATGGCCCTGAGGGGGATGATACACACGTTTCGACTCGAGTAATGGGCACACATGGCTACGCAGCTCCCGAATATCTCATGACAGGTCATCTGACTGCAGCAAGTGATGTTTACAGCTTTGGAGTTGTACTTGTTGAACTTTTAACTGGTCGGAAATCAATGGACAGAACACGCTCAAACCGAGAGCAAAACCTAGCAGAGTGGGCTAGGCCACATCTCAAGGTTCCTAGAAAACTCAACAGAATAGTGGACCCAAGACTCGAAGGCCAGTACTCAGAAACTGGAGCCCAGAAGGCGGCTGAGTTGGCGTATGATTGCCTTAGCCATAGGCCAAAGTCAAGGCCAACCATGAGAATGATTGTTGACATCCTCAAGCCTTTAACGGAATTTAACGACATGCCAGTTGGAACTTTTGTGTACACAGCCCCGACCGAATGCAAGAAATCACCCACAGAGAGTCCAAGTAAGGAAGAGCATAAAGATGATAAGAAAGACATCAATGGGCATCACCATCATCAACATGATAGGAGGCATCGCCGGCGAAGTCCACCACAAGACAGGTTTAGGCAGTAA